From a region of the Campylobacter showae genome:
- a CDS encoding DUF417 family protein produces the protein MQKFLQALAGSQKYFVNYVSVAIFIVMAWIGGLKVVQYEADGIVPFVTNSPFFSYMYSKKDIVDNGKGKMVAEYNLHKNPEGLVVPKNIEWHKQNGTYAVSYLIGAMICTIGTLVLLGIWFPKLGLIGGLLTFGMSIVTLSFLITTPETWVPNLGNPALGITESPNHGFPYLSGAGRLVLKDIIMSAAGLIVASNAARRILECCKSCSAK, from the coding sequence ATGCAAAAATTTTTACAAGCCCTAGCAGGCTCGCAAAAATATTTCGTAAACTACGTTAGCGTCGCGATTTTCATCGTGATGGCGTGGATAGGCGGACTCAAAGTCGTGCAATACGAGGCCGACGGCATCGTGCCGTTTGTAACCAACAGCCCGTTTTTTAGCTACATGTATAGCAAAAAAGATATCGTAGATAACGGCAAGGGCAAAATGGTCGCCGAGTACAACCTGCACAAAAATCCGGAAGGCTTGGTCGTGCCTAAAAACATCGAGTGGCATAAACAAAACGGTACTTACGCGGTTTCGTATCTGATCGGCGCGATGATCTGCACTATCGGTACGCTCGTGCTGCTTGGCATTTGGTTCCCTAAACTAGGGCTTATCGGCGGACTGCTGACGTTTGGCATGTCTATCGTAACGCTTAGCTTTTTGATAACGACGCCTGAGACTTGGGTGCCAAATCTAGGCAATCCAGCACTTGGCATCACTGAAAGTCCTAATCACGGCTTCCCGTATCTATCGGGTGCCGGACGACTGGTGCTAAAAGATATAATAATGTCTGCTGCGGGACTAATCGTAGCCTCAAATGCGGCTCGCAGGATTTTGGAGTGCTGCAAAAGCTGCTCGGCTAAGTAA
- a CDS encoding DUF4272 domain-containing protein — protein MAFFDFFKRGGKNSANAAKIGKTAQERKDISIEILKSQGVPYIDHLPLRYETGEITPREKDEVIARAICSFAAIMCACTIRDNGELTDEDKQGTKDFLDNRFGCIDKLTRMERRVVQGEASYNEAVNMGWKYESLWALMWAMGLVEELNFPNEICDCKFVMDTFIGGDFSERVKLRGTDEILQALDLVYRYHWACVNARVHGSDCAGLDEEVVMERRGGLEWLCCKGDENDNLTDEYNAWDYPDLNT, from the coding sequence ATGGCATTTTTCGATTTTTTCAAAAGAGGCGGCAAAAATAGCGCAAACGCCGCAAAGATCGGCAAGACCGCGCAGGAGCGCAAGGATATAAGCATAGAAATTTTAAAATCCCAAGGCGTGCCGTACATTGACCATCTGCCGCTACGATATGAGACGGGTGAGATCACTCCGCGCGAAAAGGACGAGGTTATCGCCCGTGCGATCTGCTCGTTTGCCGCGATAATGTGTGCTTGCACGATCAGAGATAACGGCGAGCTAACCGACGAAGACAAGCAGGGCACGAAGGACTTTTTGGATAATCGCTTTGGGTGCATAGACAAGCTAACGCGCATGGAACGCCGCGTCGTGCAGGGCGAGGCGAGCTATAACGAGGCCGTAAATATGGGCTGGAAATACGAGTCGCTGTGGGCGCTGATGTGGGCCATGGGTCTCGTAGAGGAGCTAAATTTCCCAAACGAGATCTGCGACTGCAAATTTGTGATGGATACCTTTATCGGCGGTGATTTTTCGGAGCGCGTGAAGCTGCGGGGTACTGATGAAATCCTGCAAGCGCTTGATCTCGTCTATCGTTACCACTGGGCGTGCGTCAATGCCCGCGTGCACGGCTCAGACTGCGCGGGGCTCGACGAAGAGGTCGTGATGGAGAGGCGCGGCGGGCTAGAGTGGCTGTGCTGCAAGGGGGACGAAAATGATAATCTAACTGACGAATATAATGCGTGGGATTATCCGGACTTAAATACCTAG
- a CDS encoding MBOAT family O-acyltransferase, whose amino-acid sequence MLFNSYEFIFLFLPITFFVYFFLNKKRLSEAAKGFLVLSSLFFYSWWNIAYLPLIVGSMIFNYSFGLELCKNNPKISKKILLALGIAANLALLGYFKYSDFLIGNVNFAFGTQISHLNLLLPLAISFFTFQQIAYLVDSAAEESAKRYDFLNYCLFVTFFPQLIAGPIVHHEEMMPQFAKAKNKIINYKNIALGLFIFSIGLFKKVVIADTFAVWATEGFDMAASLNLIEAWATSLSYTFQLYFDFSGYCDMAIGAALLFNIKLPINFNSPYKALNIQDFWRRWHITLSRFLRDYVYIPLGGNRRGKARTYVNLAATFVIGGIWHGAGWTFVFWGCLHGAALIVQRIWSELGFRLNKFIAWFITFNFVNIAWVFFRAKEWDDALKVLKGMFGLGGGLTLNSRLEKKVGFLREYGVKFGEWNPNIQIDSTNTLFYYLIAGFAVALLFKNSAQKLQGFRLGGLNLTLAVLCFTLGVLNLHKMSQFLYFNF is encoded by the coding sequence ATGCTTTTTAACTCTTACGAATTTATATTTTTATTTTTGCCCATAACTTTTTTCGTATATTTTTTCTTAAATAAAAAGCGCCTTAGCGAAGCGGCGAAAGGCTTTTTGGTGCTATCGTCGCTATTTTTTTACAGCTGGTGGAACATCGCGTATCTACCGCTAATAGTAGGCTCGATGATATTTAACTACTCTTTTGGGCTAGAGCTTTGTAAAAATAATCCTAAAATTTCAAAAAAAATTCTCCTTGCTCTTGGTATCGCGGCAAATTTGGCTTTGCTTGGGTATTTTAAGTACTCCGATTTTTTGATCGGCAACGTAAATTTCGCCTTCGGTACGCAGATATCGCACCTAAATTTACTCCTGCCGCTTGCTATTTCGTTTTTTACGTTTCAGCAGATCGCGTATCTGGTAGATAGCGCGGCAGAAGAGAGCGCGAAGCGGTATGATTTTTTAAATTACTGCTTGTTTGTTACGTTTTTTCCGCAGCTAATCGCCGGCCCCATCGTACATCACGAGGAGATGATGCCGCAGTTTGCAAAAGCTAAAAATAAAATAATCAACTACAAAAATATCGCTCTTGGGCTTTTTATATTTTCTATCGGGCTTTTTAAAAAGGTCGTTATCGCCGATACTTTCGCCGTTTGGGCGACCGAGGGCTTTGACATGGCCGCGAGCTTAAATTTGATCGAAGCTTGGGCGACTAGCCTTAGCTACACGTTTCAGCTCTATTTTGATTTTAGCGGATACTGCGATATGGCGATCGGCGCGGCGCTGCTTTTTAACATCAAACTCCCGATAAATTTCAACTCGCCTTACAAGGCTTTAAATATTCAGGATTTTTGGCGCAGGTGGCATATCACGCTAAGCCGTTTTTTGAGAGATTACGTCTATATCCCGCTGGGAGGCAACCGCAGGGGCAAGGCGAGAACGTACGTAAATTTAGCTGCTACCTTCGTGATAGGGGGCATCTGGCACGGGGCGGGCTGGACGTTTGTATTTTGGGGATGTCTGCACGGCGCGGCTTTGATCGTCCAAAGGATTTGGAGCGAGCTGGGCTTTAGACTAAATAAATTCATAGCTTGGTTTATAACCTTTAACTTCGTAAATATCGCATGGGTGTTTTTTAGAGCAAAGGAGTGGGACGACGCGCTAAAGGTGCTAAAGGGGATGTTTGGCCTAGGCGGCGGACTAACTCTAAATTCGCGGCTAGAGAAAAAGGTCGGTTTTTTGAGGGAGTACGGCGTAAAATTTGGCGAGTGGAATCCAAATATACAAATAGACAGCACAAACACCTTGTTCTACTACCTTATCGCTGGTTTTGCGGTAGCGCTGCTATTTAAAAACTCTGCGCAAAAACTGCAA